In Sphingobacterium sp. R2, the genomic stretch CTCCTATCCTGCGGATCAGTCCAAAAGCATTTGGCCCAGGAAGGCAGATTCCACTAGTGGCAAAATATCCTTATTAATTTTACAATTACGATTAAACCATATTTATAGTTTTTTGTCTAAAGTAATAGGTTGTAAAATCAAAAAGGATAATAGCATACCGGAGGATAAAGAAACAATCGCCATAAAGACCGCCAACTGTAATATTTTTACACTTGAAAGGTATACGGATAAGGAATAAAAGCAAATTAGTTAAATAAATATAAGTTCAATATAGGCCATGAACCATCATGAGTTGGTCGCTAAATACGGTGATAAAATACTCACTCATGATAGATTCATCACAGTTAATAACAAACCGAGTGAAACGAGCTCATTTACACCGATGAGATCAACACTTATAATAATTACTACGATGAAAAAGATTCTATTATTTTTGGTGCTTTGCGTTGCACTCGCATCATGTTCGTCTTATCAATACAATACCACACGGGTAGAAAAGATGGATTTTACGCCATTTAAGACGTATGCTTGGTTGCCTCCGGTCGACTCGTTATCAAAGTCTTATTTTGACAATGATATCGCTAAAACCAATATTCTGGACGCAGCTAATACTGCTTTGGAAGCAAAAGGCCTTCAATATTCCAAAGATAACCCTGATTTACTATTTCGATACATCACGATTGTCAATAATAAGAGTCGCTTGGTCTATGGTGGCGGCGGTTACTACGGCTGGGGGGGACCCTGGGGATGGTATCGTCCGTGGTTTTCACCCTATTACTACGGTGGCGCCTATTACCCAGTTGCAAAAGAACGCTATCGTTACGGTCATTTGATTATTGAAGCTATTGACCGCAAAACAAATGCTGTGATTTGGCAGGCACGCGGCTCTGGAGATGTCGATAACCCAGAAAAAGCAATTAATAACATCAGCAAGGTTGCAAAAGGTGTTATTGATCTGTTTCCCGTAAAGACCTTAAAAAAATAAACAAAGTTTATAAACAAAAGAAAGACTGGTTGACACTAATT encodes the following:
- a CDS encoding DUF4136 domain-containing protein, with product MKKILLFLVLCVALASCSSYQYNTTRVEKMDFTPFKTYAWLPPVDSLSKSYFDNDIAKTNILDAANTALEAKGLQYSKDNPDLLFRYITIVNNKSRLVYGGGGYYGWGGPWGWYRPWFSPYYYGGAYYPVAKERYRYGHLIIEAIDRKTNAVIWQARGSGDVDNPEKAINNISKVAKGVIDLFPVKTLKK